Within the Epinephelus lanceolatus isolate andai-2023 chromosome 22, ASM4190304v1, whole genome shotgun sequence genome, the region GAGCTCTCTGAGCTCTTTCAGTCTAATCCATACACAAATAAACGTCTCCGTTACATGTCACAGTCGTATTAACACAAACTTAACAGCCGTCACTAACAGACCATTAGTcttctgacacaccaagccgacggtcggccgtcgaccaaagtcgggccgtcggtgagtgtctggctgttcaggttttattttctcGCCCCTGtagtgagtgaatctgcctgtagtgaaaccggggctaaccggtgcttcctcctcaggctccacttcactcagctgccccacagacccgctgcttcttcacactttaacctgaataacaaaccggagctagctgggagcggctagcggagcgttagccgcagcatgaccggagggaagcacagccagttagcctccgctagtctttgagctagccccggctctccgtttggatccaaccggagcaccgagccctggtttgttattcaggttaaagtgggaagaagcagcaggtttatcgggcagctgagtgaagtggagcctgcggaggaaacaccgggaccgtctggatgtaatagtccgtggaggtgctgcggtgctcggctgcacagataggaaacccttcggctgacaggatgtaccactctctcactccgctctctggCGATTGTTTAATAATTTACATTTGGCTGGTTGGTTAATGACACACTTTTCTTTGGTGTGACAAACTGTTTTTAATTACACGTTTAGTTTTGCTTTAGCGGGACTTTGAAGACAGTTTTTCGGTGgtcatgttgttttgtgtttccagGACGACCCtctgtcctccctccctcccccaggTCCTACTGCCCGCCTGCCTGCCTTCAGTGAGACAGAAGAACCAGGTGAGacaatgtcctcactttgcaaaaatgtcctcacattCCAAGAGTGAACTGGACTTTGAGATATGTCCTCACTTACCAGAAATGATTTCACTTtgaaaaaatgtcctcactttccaaaaaacGTCCTGGAATCCTAGAAATGTCTTTACTTagcaaaaatgtcctcattttgtaaaatgtcctcGTGTTCCAGAAATGTTGTCACTtcgtaaaaatatttttacttttcacaAATGTCCTGATTTTCCAAAATTGTCCTCGCTTTgcaaaaatgtcatcacattgcaaaaatgtccttatgctccaaaaatgtcctcatgtTCCAGAAATGTTGTCACtttgtaaaaatatttttacttttcagaAATGTCCCGACTTTCCAAAGTTGTCCCTAATTTGCAAAAATTTCCTAGAATTCCAGAAATGTCCTTGCTTTGcaaaaatgtcttcactttTCAAACATGTCCTACCTTCCAAACTTGTCCTCACCTTCCACAAATGTcttcactttccaaaaatgtcctatCTTCCAAACATGTCCCAACATTCCAAAATCGTCcttaatttacaaaaatatccTAGAATTCCAGAAATGTCCTCACGTTGCAAAATTGTCCTCACGTTGCAAAAATGTCCTTATGCTCCAGAAATGTCCTTACtttgtaaaaatatttttacttttcagaAATGTCCCAACTTTCCAAAGTTGTCTCTAATTTGCAAAAATTTCTTAGAATTCCAGAAATGTTCTCGCTTTGCAAAAATGTCTTCGCTCTCTAAAAATGTCCTCATGTTGCAAAATTTGTCCTTATTTTGCAAAAATGTTATCACTAAAAACAGGCGTTTCTGTCTTGTCCCTTTGTGTCCTCCCTTGGGGGACAGATGATTACTGACGTTATACAACAGTTATAAGttcttctccttctgtctctgtgtgtccagagaagaagaagaggaagacgaGGGGCGATCACTTTAAGCAGCGTTTCAGGAAGAACTTCACCACGTTGCTGGAGGAAGAGGTGGGTCACACAGCTTCACTCTTTTCctgctctctcattggctgaggGTGTGTTGTCAGCTGACTCCTGCTCCGTCCTCTGATTGGTAGAACCTGTCGGAGAGGCCGGAGCCGAACTACCTGTCTGCAGCGGCCCCTCCCTCATCTCTGCCCCCCCGTCACTTCTGCTGTGTCTGTGGTTTTCCCTCTCACTACACCTGTACCACCTGCGGGGGGCGCTACTGCAGCAGCAAGTGTCTATGTACTCACAGAGAgaccaggtacacacacacgtTTGTCTTTCTGTACTTCTGAGGACCATTGTTAATATCATACATTACTGAGACCTCAGCCTGAACTCAAGCTAAATCTAATCTGAAGCTGAAAACCAAGTCTGAACATTTAGACGTGAGGTCCCTGAGAACCGGTGGCCAGTGATGGACAGACCAATTCTATTCACAGTATCGACTCCTTCGAGTTGATTCATGAAAAATTATTGAACCATTTGAGTTTTGATACTTTTTGAAAAAATGGTGTCAGGTCTGTGGACATGTCATGCTGCCCGCCCCACACCCAACTTCTCTTCAATGCATCACCAGtcatcatttaaaaataaatctttattgttggttcttgaaaagtcatggaaaagtttatcaattttgttgttgaaaatgtGCGTGAACCCTGCAGCACATACCTGACACTGAGAAGAGTTGTTCAGAAAGATTTGTTCGTTCATTTTggcccaccaccaccaccagcagccaaaatgtcctcactcttcACTTTGCAGAAATGTCCCTTCTTTCATTGTCCAAATCTTAAATCTGGTCCTCACAGTGACAGACGTACACGTACACGGactctgatgtgtgtgtgagtgtggaagATAAACTTTGGTCTCAGAATGTgaatctgtctgtttgtttgaagGTAAAGTGAAGCTTTGTGCTTTTATTGGCAGTGTATCGTTGTAAAGCAGCGCTGTCTCTGTGGACTTTGGGCTCCATTTATGTGTATGTCTCACCACATAGtgtccactttattaggtacacctgtgcagaATAATGCAATCCATAAAGCTGATCTATATCCAGTTCGTAATGTTGAGTGTTTGTTGACACTGTTCTGttggtttttgttttatcaCTGAGGTCATCGTTAAACTGAACTGTATTATATTCAGTGGGGTTTCTAATGTTCTGACCTCTCTCTTTATCCTCTGTGTGTTCACAGGTGTTTGAAGTGGACGCTCTAACTGCTGCCTCGTCAccatggtgatggtgatgatggtgatgatgatgatgggatgGTGTTACCTGTTCTCGGTGGTGTACAGTTCAAAACACCTGTGAACTGTCTCATTGTCCTGACTTATGGGCTTCTGATAGAGTAGATGGACACTCACATACAGAGGACATATGACGCCAGcagctgattagcttagcttagcacaaaaacTGGAAACAGGTGGGAACAGCTAGCTTGG harbors:
- the znhit1 gene encoding zinc finger HIT domain-containing protein 1, coding for MVLEKKGSARVEAGQRRVLDEATRQRRLTRQLEALEKDNFQDDPLSSLPPPGPTARLPAFSETEEPEKKKRKTRGDHFKQRFRKNFTTLLEEENLSERPEPNYLSAAAPPSSLPPRHFCCVCGFPSHYTCTTCGGRYCSSKCLCTHRETRCLKWTL